A single genomic interval of Streptomyces graminofaciens harbors:
- a CDS encoding acetyl-CoA carboxylase biotin carboxyl carrier protein, with translation MSLTGEDVQDILRIIDDMDVDRLHLRTGRFELSLRRSDDGEWTQSARTSAEPVLMDRAPEERPADGERDGTAPDKQAVSGREGLAEVRTPLPGAFYRAPKPGAPPFVEIGDEVTETTVVGIVETMKLMNSVYAGATGTVADIGLADGDFVEQGAVLMYIDTAAGGAAP, from the coding sequence GTGAGCCTGACCGGCGAAGACGTCCAGGACATCCTGCGGATCATCGACGACATGGACGTCGATCGCCTCCATCTGCGCACCGGCCGGTTCGAACTGTCGCTGCGCCGGAGCGACGACGGCGAGTGGACACAGTCCGCACGCACCTCCGCCGAGCCGGTGCTGATGGACCGTGCGCCGGAGGAGCGGCCGGCTGACGGGGAGAGGGACGGGACCGCACCGGACAAGCAGGCGGTGTCCGGCCGTGAGGGCCTGGCCGAGGTACGTACGCCGTTGCCGGGAGCCTTCTACCGGGCGCCGAAGCCCGGCGCGCCGCCCTTCGTGGAGATCGGGGACGAGGTCACCGAGACCACCGTGGTCGGGATCGTCGAGACGATGAAGTTGATGAATTCCGTGTACGCGGGGGCGACCGGCACCGTGGCGGACATCGGTCTGGCCGACGGCGACTTCGTCGAGCAGGGGGCCGTGTTGATGTACATCGACACGGCGGCCGGCGGGGCGGCACCGTGA
- a CDS encoding acetyl-CoA carboxylase biotin carboxylase subunit encodes MILRRVLIANRGEIALRILRTCRRLGIETVLAASDADLASVPARLADRVVRLGPPPPSASYLDVDAVLAAARTSGADAIHPGYGFLSENQRLAQACAEAGIVFIGPTVEQLAAVGDKLEARRHAIAAGLPVVPGGPLDDAGDAARLAAEIGFPLLVKAVGGGGGRGMKQVHDPAALASTIDLAMAEAGAAFGDPRVYLERFVATGRHVEVQLLADGENVVHLGTRDCSVQRRYQKLIEEAPAPVLDAALREEMHRAAVALGKYLGYRGLGTVEFLVDVDRGTFYFLEMNARIQVEHPVTEAITGLDLVAEQLAVAEGRSLSFGQADVSFSGHAIECRINAEDWARDFQPSPGTVTEAVWPLGDGIRIDTHLQAGATVPPYYDSLLAKLIVHGRDRDEALARLRGALARCAIDGVSTNTALHQAVLTETDFAEGGVDTAWFTRFLRDHPAAGSVSLSSGGGTHG; translated from the coding sequence GTGATCCTGCGACGTGTCCTCATCGCCAACCGGGGCGAGATCGCCCTGCGGATCCTGCGTACCTGCCGACGGCTCGGCATCGAGACGGTGCTCGCCGCCTCCGACGCCGATCTCGCCTCCGTGCCCGCCCGGCTGGCCGACCGGGTGGTCCGCCTCGGTCCTCCCCCGCCGTCGGCGAGCTATCTCGACGTGGACGCCGTCCTCGCGGCGGCGCGGACCTCGGGAGCCGACGCCATCCACCCCGGCTACGGCTTCCTCTCAGAGAACCAGCGGCTGGCGCAGGCCTGCGCGGAGGCGGGCATCGTGTTCATCGGTCCCACCGTCGAACAACTCGCGGCCGTGGGCGACAAGTTGGAGGCCCGCCGGCACGCCATCGCGGCCGGGCTCCCGGTTGTGCCCGGCGGGCCGCTCGACGACGCCGGGGACGCCGCGCGGCTGGCGGCGGAGATCGGCTTTCCCCTCCTGGTCAAGGCGGTCGGCGGCGGCGGTGGCCGGGGCATGAAGCAGGTGCACGACCCGGCCGCGCTGGCCTCCACCATCGACCTGGCCATGGCGGAGGCGGGCGCCGCTTTCGGCGACCCCCGTGTCTATCTGGAACGCTTCGTCGCCACCGGCCGTCATGTGGAGGTCCAGCTCCTCGCGGACGGCGAGAACGTCGTCCATCTCGGCACCCGTGACTGTTCCGTGCAGCGCCGCTACCAGAAGCTCATCGAGGAGGCGCCGGCCCCGGTACTCGACGCGGCCCTGCGCGAGGAGATGCATCGCGCCGCGGTGGCCCTCGGCAAGTACCTGGGGTACCGGGGCCTGGGCACGGTCGAGTTCCTCGTCGACGTCGACCGGGGCACGTTCTACTTCCTGGAGATGAACGCCCGGATCCAGGTCGAGCACCCGGTCACCGAGGCCATCACCGGCCTGGATCTCGTCGCCGAGCAACTCGCCGTCGCCGAGGGGCGATCCCTCTCCTTCGGGCAGGCGGACGTCTCCTTCTCCGGGCACGCCATCGAGTGCCGGATCAACGCCGAGGACTGGGCCCGCGACTTCCAGCCGAGCCCGGGGACGGTGACCGAGGCGGTCTGGCCCCTCGGTGACGGCATCCGGATCGACACCCACCTCCAGGCCGGCGCGACCGTGCCGCCGTACTACGACTCCCTGCTGGCGAAGCTGATCGTCCACGGCCGGGACCGTGACGAGGCGCTGGCCCGACTGCGCGGCGCCCTCGCGCGGTGCGCGATCGACGGGGTCAGCACCAACACCGCCTTGCATCAAGCGGTGCTGACGGAAACCGACTTCGCGGAGGGCGGCGTGGACACCGCCTGGTTCACCCGGTTCCTGCGGGACCACCCGGCGGCCGGATCTGTGTCCTTGTCGTCCGGAGGAGGCACCCATGGCTGA
- a CDS encoding biotin carboxyl carrier protein translates to MADIQLVDVSLRDGNQSLWSATGLDTGKILQIAPILDRVGFRALDYTSSTHMGMAVRTHREDPWERIRLTHRAMPNTPLQFIGTGLRFISWEVAHPEFMQLVYDRLVANGVTRYVVLDPMHDMDAVRESARMIRRAGAGEIVGALTYTVSDVHDDAHYGSLAAQMAACPDIDRVYIKDPGGLLTTERATTLIRAVIRHLGGKPLELHSHCTIGLPGLTYLKAADLGVQALQVACGALAGGTSLPNAQQVVANLREFGHTVDIDDRLLGVVSDYFHHMAGAEGLPAGGPRDFDAAFMRHQVAGGVMTTLRRQLDELGFSDRFDAVIEEVTRVRAELGHPIMVTPFPQMVCTQALYNVVGAERYANVSDPVIRYVQGNFGRPTGPVDPDIADRILDRPRAKELADEPPPPTVAELRARFSRGISDEELLLRATMPAEQVDAMVAAGPARQHYNPRVKPVLNLLHGLRTRPATPELILERPDFRLELHRDRRPD, encoded by the coding sequence ATGGCTGACATCCAGCTCGTCGACGTGTCATTGCGCGACGGCAACCAGAGCCTGTGGAGCGCCACCGGACTGGACACGGGCAAGATCCTCCAGATCGCCCCGATCCTGGACCGCGTGGGCTTCCGGGCCCTCGACTACACCTCCAGCACCCACATGGGCATGGCGGTACGGACCCACCGCGAGGACCCCTGGGAACGCATCCGGCTCACCCACCGGGCCATGCCCAACACCCCGCTGCAGTTCATCGGCACCGGGCTGCGCTTCATCTCCTGGGAGGTCGCCCACCCGGAGTTCATGCAGCTCGTCTACGACCGGCTGGTGGCCAACGGCGTCACCCGGTATGTCGTGCTCGACCCCATGCACGACATGGACGCCGTACGCGAGTCCGCGCGGATGATCCGCCGGGCCGGCGCCGGCGAGATCGTCGGAGCGCTCACCTACACCGTCAGCGACGTGCACGACGACGCCCACTACGGCTCCCTCGCCGCCCAGATGGCGGCCTGCCCGGACATCGACCGCGTCTACATCAAGGACCCCGGCGGACTGCTGACCACGGAGCGTGCCACCACGCTGATCCGGGCCGTCATCCGCCACCTCGGCGGCAAGCCGCTGGAACTGCACTCCCACTGCACCATCGGGCTGCCGGGCCTGACCTACCTCAAGGCCGCCGACCTGGGGGTGCAGGCGCTGCAAGTGGCCTGCGGGGCTCTGGCGGGCGGCACATCCCTGCCCAACGCCCAGCAGGTGGTGGCCAATCTGCGGGAGTTCGGCCACACCGTGGACATCGACGACCGGCTGCTCGGCGTGGTGTCGGACTACTTCCACCACATGGCCGGGGCCGAGGGTCTGCCCGCCGGCGGCCCCCGGGACTTCGACGCCGCGTTCATGCGCCACCAGGTGGCCGGCGGTGTGATGACCACGCTGCGCCGCCAGCTCGACGAACTGGGCTTCAGCGACCGCTTCGACGCGGTCATCGAGGAGGTGACCCGGGTCCGCGCCGAACTGGGCCACCCCATCATGGTCACCCCCTTCCCACAGATGGTCTGCACCCAGGCGCTGTACAACGTGGTCGGCGCCGAGCGCTACGCGAACGTCTCCGACCCGGTGATCCGGTATGTGCAGGGCAACTTCGGCAGGCCGACCGGCCCCGTGGACCCGGACATCGCCGACCGCATCCTCGACCGGCCGCGAGCCAAGGAACTCGCGGACGAACCGCCCCCGCCGACCGTCGCCGAACTGCGCGCGCGCTTCTCTCGTGGCATCAGCGACGAAGAGCTGCTCCTGCGGGCCACCATGCCCGCCGAGCAGGTGGACGCCATGGTGGCGGCCGGCCCGGCCCGGCAGCACTACAACCCCCGGGTGAAGCCGGTACTGAACCTGCTGCACGGCCTGCGGACCCGCCCGGCGACACCCGAACTGATCCTGGAACGGCCCGACTTCCGACTGGAGCTGCACCGTGACCGCCGACCCGACTGA
- a CDS encoding HAD-IIA family hydrolase produces the protein MTADPTDEAAALVTDRLRAIGGIVFDLDGTLVLGDRRNHGLTPLPGALELTAALTARGLPWLTFTNGTTRTPEEYARTLRRIGFDLPDEAVLTPATSAVDHFLAMGHRSVLVLGGDGVKEPLRRAGIEVIEPKGKPEADAVLAGWYREFTMDDLEAACHAVLGGAALYSCSQSVFFATAEGRALGTSRVICAMISSVTGVTEQIVGKPSLIGLRCAAQRLDVAPQELAVVGDDPELEMAMARDAGALAIAVGTGIHPADRYTGLPPKHSPHLTVGGVGELLALLSTAG, from the coding sequence GTGACCGCCGACCCGACTGACGAGGCCGCCGCCCTGGTGACCGACCGCCTGCGCGCCATCGGCGGCATCGTCTTCGACCTGGACGGCACCCTCGTGCTGGGCGACCGACGCAACCACGGGCTCACACCCCTCCCCGGAGCCCTGGAACTCACCGCCGCGCTCACCGCACGCGGCCTGCCCTGGCTCACTTTCACCAACGGCACCACCCGTACGCCCGAGGAGTACGCGCGGACCCTGCGCCGGATCGGCTTCGACCTGCCCGACGAGGCCGTGCTCACCCCCGCCACCAGCGCCGTCGACCACTTCCTGGCCATGGGGCACCGCAGCGTGCTGGTGCTCGGCGGCGACGGGGTGAAGGAACCGCTGCGCCGGGCCGGCATCGAGGTCATCGAGCCCAAGGGGAAGCCCGAGGCAGACGCCGTACTGGCCGGCTGGTACCGCGAGTTCACCATGGACGACCTGGAGGCGGCCTGCCATGCCGTCCTCGGCGGCGCCGCCCTGTACAGCTGCTCCCAGTCGGTGTTCTTCGCCACGGCCGAGGGCAGGGCCCTGGGCACGTCCCGGGTCATCTGCGCCATGATCAGCAGTGTCACGGGGGTCACCGAACAGATCGTGGGCAAACCCTCCCTGATCGGCCTGCGATGCGCCGCACAGCGGCTGGATGTCGCCCCGCAGGAACTCGCCGTCGTCGGAGACGACCCGGAACTGGAGATGGCGATGGCCCGCGACGCCGGCGCCCTCGCCATCGCGGTGGGCACCGGCATCCATCCGGCGGACCGTTACACCGGACTCCCGCCGAAGCACAGTCCGCACCTCACCGTCGGCGGTGTCGGCGAACTCCTCGCGCTCCTGTCCACGGCAGGCTGA